A single Mytilus trossulus isolate FHL-02 chromosome 12, PNRI_Mtr1.1.1.hap1, whole genome shotgun sequence DNA region contains:
- the LOC134692216 gene encoding toxin CfTX-A-like has translation MKQLSTDSQFADILHLQKEVAGACRKLQISEAYLKGIENHDNLAKIDVHRLETFSINDGAECLGKLQKIIEKEITSKDKHVLKRTIELMKMYLDVQTLRYSYITRLCCVVRSIDPQSPTLAGLEMVFDKEEESEIKFLKIFEQPKYENVTFFALFNLTEHNSIFKYLQIKRIVCQDLTKALHRKRFVIHSEKWPKCSVEMVNVWGGHLLGRYNVLDLQATCFEFEAISGVDNAFRFKSVKWPESFVYLETADMKLWGTMKKDAPNREWNIFRLPDGKYMISNRVRPGMFIYMTSILGSLKAADGDHGDEGHWNFTR, from the coding sequence ATGAAGCAGTTATCGACTGATTCACAGTTTGCTGATATACTTCACCTACAAAAAGAAGTTGCCGGAGCCTGTAGAAAATTGCAAATATCCGAGGCATACTTGAAAGGAATAGAGAATCACGATAACCTTGCAAAAATTGATGTTCACAGATTAGAGACATTTTCAATAAACGACGGAGCTGAATGTTTAGGAAAGTTACAGAAGATAATCGAAAAGGAAATTACAAGCAAagacaaacatgttttaaaaagaacTATAGAGTTAATGAAAATGTACCTGGACGTACAAACTTTAAGGTATTCTTACATCACTCGCCTCTGCTGCGTTGTTCGTTCAATCGATCCGCAGTCACCTACGTTAGCCGGTCTTGAAATGGTGTTTGATAAGGAAGAAGAGAGTGAAATAAAGTTCCTCAAAATCTTTGAACAACCGAAGTATgaaaatgtaacattttttgCATTATTCAATCTCACGGAACACAAttctattttcaaatatttacaaattaaaagaattgTATGTCAAGATCTAACCAAAGCCCTACATAGAAAGAGATTTGTTATTCATTCCGAAAAATGGCCTAAATGTTCTGTAGAAATGGTTAACGTTTGGGGGGGTCACCTTCTAGGTAGATATAACGTTCTTGACTTACAAGCCACGTGTTTCGAGTTTGAAGCAATTTCTGGAGTTGATAATGCATTCCGCTTCAAATCAGTGAAATGGCCAGAGAGTTTTGTTTATTTGGAAACGGCTGATATGAAGTTATGGGGCACTATGAAAAAAGATGCTCCAAATAGAGAATGGAATATATTTCGGCTTCCAGATGGAAAATACATGATCTCCAATCGAGTACGTCCCGGCATGTTCATTTACATGACTAGCATTTTGGGAAGTCTGAAGGCTGCAGATGGTGATCATGGAGATGAAGGGCACTGGAATTTTACTCGATGA